Proteins from a single region of Scytonema millei VB511283:
- a CDS encoding helix-turn-helix transcriptional regulator: MKPSNQNIRTRRAIVKLLKQEGAMDAAALASHFKISAMAVRQHLYALQKEQLVTYQEEQRAMGRPAKLWQLTPAADRFFPHGYAELTLSLINSVTEAFGSEGLERLLEIRTRQQIEAYQEQIHTTSSIQQRLEALANLRTDEGYMADVESLSDGSFLFIENHCPICAAATACTGLCSQELEVFQSTLGEDVAIARTEHLIAGERRCVYRINQM, translated from the coding sequence ATGAAGCCATCAAATCAAAACATTCGTACAAGACGGGCGATCGTCAAGCTGCTGAAACAAGAAGGAGCGATGGATGCTGCTGCGCTTGCTTCTCACTTTAAAATTTCTGCAATGGCAGTGCGACAACATTTATATGCACTGCAAAAAGAGCAATTAGTCACCTATCAGGAAGAACAACGGGCGATGGGTCGTCCGGCGAAGTTGTGGCAACTCACCCCCGCAGCCGATCGCTTTTTCCCTCATGGTTATGCCGAGTTAACGCTAAGCCTAATCAATTCAGTCACAGAAGCTTTTGGATCGGAGGGATTAGAACGGCTGTTAGAAATTAGAACTCGCCAACAAATTGAAGCATATCAAGAGCAGATTCATACCACTAGCAGTATTCAGCAGCGACTAGAAGCCCTAGCAAACCTACGTACCGATGAGGGGTATATGGCAGACGTTGAATCGCTCTCAGATGGCTCATTTCTATTCATTGAAAACCACTGCCCGATCTGCGCCGCCGCCACAGCTTGCACGGGACTTTGCAGCCAAGAACTAGAAGTCTTTCAATCGACTCTAGGTGAAGACGTGGCGATCGCGCGTACCGAACATTTAATTGCAGGCGAACGGCGTTGTGTATATCGAATCAATCAAATGTAG
- a CDS encoding RidA family protein, producing the protein MNREIQRINPVGLYDPSPNGYTHVAIAPAGASIVYIAGQGGEDENGNLADDFATQLKQAFANLDTALNAAGARPEHVVKLTTLVVNHDESKLQHLGSEIEARWGDRPPTQTLIPVPRLALDRMLFEVDAVAVLP; encoded by the coding sequence ATGAATAGAGAAATTCAACGCATCAACCCAGTCGGCTTATATGACCCTTCTCCAAACGGTTACACGCATGTTGCGATCGCACCAGCAGGAGCAAGCATCGTTTATATTGCTGGTCAAGGTGGTGAGGACGAAAATGGCAATCTTGCCGATGACTTTGCCACCCAATTAAAACAGGCGTTTGCCAATCTTGACACTGCTTTGAATGCAGCTGGCGCACGCCCAGAACATGTGGTGAAGCTGACTACACTTGTAGTTAACCATGACGAGTCTAAACTACAGCACTTAGGATCTGAGATCGAGGCAAGGTGGGGCGATCGCCCGCCTACTCAAACTCTCATTCCAGTCCCAAGATTAGCGCTCGATCGCATGTTATTTGAAGTTGATGCCGTAGCAGTCTTACCCTAG
- the argH gene encoding argininosuccinate lyase, translating to MNTHLPKSPASQTWSQRFETALHPAIARFNASIGFDIELIEYDLTGSIAHAQMLAHTSIITQEEAQQLVSGLEQIRQEYRNGQFTPGIEAEDVHFAVERRLTEIVGDAGKKLHTARSRNDQVGTDIRLYLRHQIQEIQAEIEQMQTVLLNLAEQNIETLIPGYTHLQRAQPLSLAHHLLAYFEMLQRDKERLKDIRKRVNISPLGSGALAGTTFPIDRHYTAKLLEFDGVYANSLDGVSDRDFAIEFLAAASIIMVHLSRLSEEVILWASEEFSFVKLKDSCATGSSIMPQKKNPDVPELVRGKTGRVCGHLQALLVLMKGLPLAYNKDLQEDKEALFDAIRTVRACLEAMTILFAEGLEFRTPRLAQAVAEDFSNATDVADYLATKGVPFREAYNLVGKVVKTCIAAGKLLKDLTLAEWQELHPAFDTDIYQAIAPHQVVAARNSYGGTGFEQVRKALVVARGRLRE from the coding sequence TTGAATACGCACCTCCCGAAATCACCAGCATCCCAAACCTGGAGCCAGCGATTTGAAACGGCTTTGCATCCCGCGATCGCTCGTTTTAACGCTAGTATTGGCTTCGATATCGAATTGATCGAATACGACCTGACAGGTTCGATCGCCCATGCTCAAATGCTGGCGCATACAAGTATTATTACCCAGGAGGAAGCGCAACAACTGGTATCGGGTTTAGAACAAATTCGCCAAGAGTACCGCAACGGGCAATTTACGCCTGGAATTGAAGCGGAGGACGTGCATTTTGCAGTCGAACGACGCTTGACAGAAATAGTTGGCGATGCAGGGAAAAAACTACACACAGCGCGATCGCGGAACGATCAAGTCGGTACGGATATTCGACTTTACCTGCGCCACCAAATTCAAGAAATTCAAGCTGAAATTGAGCAAATGCAAACGGTTTTGCTGAATTTAGCCGAACAGAATATTGAAACGCTGATTCCTGGCTACACGCACTTACAACGCGCTCAACCACTGAGCTTAGCCCATCATTTGCTAGCATATTTCGAGATGCTGCAACGGGATAAAGAAAGGCTGAAAGATATCCGTAAGCGAGTGAATATTTCTCCTTTGGGTAGCGGTGCGTTAGCTGGAACTACCTTTCCCATCGATCGCCATTACACGGCTAAATTATTAGAATTTGATGGAGTTTATGCTAATAGCTTAGATGGGGTGAGCGATCGCGATTTTGCCATAGAGTTCTTAGCAGCGGCAAGCATAATTATGGTGCATTTATCGCGGCTATCTGAAGAAGTAATTTTGTGGGCATCGGAAGAATTTAGTTTTGTCAAACTTAAAGATAGCTGCGCGACTGGATCGAGTATCATGCCGCAAAAGAAAAACCCTGATGTACCGGAATTGGTGCGGGGTAAAACTGGGAGAGTTTGCGGACATTTACAGGCATTATTGGTACTGATGAAAGGCTTGCCTTTAGCTTACAATAAGGATTTACAAGAAGATAAAGAAGCGTTATTTGATGCCATTCGTACCGTTAGAGCTTGTCTGGAAGCAATGACAATTTTGTTTGCTGAAGGATTGGAGTTTCGGACTCCGCGCCTCGCTCAAGCAGTAGCAGAAGACTTTTCTAATGCTACAGATGTCGCCGATTATTTAGCTACCAAAGGCGTACCATTTCGGGAAGCATATAACTTGGTAGGTAAGGTTGTCAAAACCTGTATCGCCGCAGGCAAACTTTTAAAGGATTTAACTTTAGCAGAATGGCAAGAATTACATCCAGCATTTGATACTGATATATATCAGGCGATCGCCCCTCATCAAGTTGTTGCTGCCCGTAATAGTTATGGTGGTACGGGATTCGAGCAAGTACGAAAAGCTTTGGTAGTAGCACGAGGAAGATTGCGGGAGTAG
- the gltB gene encoding glutamate synthase large subunit: protein MDGNRMNQNQHINNAINSHAADAVEAVNSYVEPRWLVEERDACGVGLIAQQQNIPSHGIVSAALKALGCLEHRGGCSADNDSGDGSGILSAIPWELFHAWMKEQNIAIPPQERTGIGMVFLPQEPSDAQIVRKIVEQVATAAGLTVLGWRVVPVKPEILGIQARENQPQIEQIIVSSELTGEELERQLYITRRRIGKAIAQQTQLQWSEHCYICSFSCRTIVYKGMVRAAVLGEFYQDLTNPAYQSAFCVYHRRFSTNTLPKWPLAQPMRLLGHNGEINTLLGNINWMRARQADLNHPVWQGNLDALNPIVQLDNSDSATLDNVFELLVRSGRSPSEALMLMVPEAYQNQPELAQYPEIVDFYEYFSGIQEAWDGPALLVFSDGKTVGATLDRNGLRPARYVVTKDGMLVVASEAGVVDLKESEIVEKGRLGPGQTIALDLNEGSIFKNWEIKQRVAKAHPYGEWLKQYRVELGRGAQLCAPTETTNQDNGNGSTPHPTPHTPHPYQDRQTLLRHQIAFGFSSEDVEMTIQPMAAEGKEPTFCMGDDIPLAILSGKPHLLYDYFKQRFAQVTNPAIDPLRESLVMSLKVELGARGNLLDPQAEDARRLLLHSPVLQQADLEAITQSGFECATLSTQYDITTGPAGLAKAVEKLQADAVAAVKAGKQILILSDRTHNPISAETSYIPPLLAIGAVHHHLIKAGLRMKASLVVDTAQCWSTHHFACLIGYGASAVCPYLTLAAVESWHGDPKTQQMMERGKMSSLTLQQALDNYQKAVEAGILKILSKMGISLLSSYQGAQIFEAIGIGHDLLALGFYGTTSRLGGLSISELASEVLSFHTRAFPEVTVKKLENFGFVQYRPGGEYHMNSPELAKALHKAVASPGDRDHYNIYKKHLQNRPLTALRDLLDFQSDRSPVPIEEVETASAIVKRFCTGGMSLGALSREAHEVLAIAMNRIGGKSNSGEGGEDPVRFKVLEDVSEGRSSLLPHLKGLKNGDTASSAIKQVASGRFGVTPEYLMNAKQIEIKIAQGAKPGEGGQLPGKKVSPYIAMLRRSKPGVTLISPPPHHDIYSIEDLAQLIFDLHQINPNAQVSVKLVAEIGIGTIAAGVAKANADIIQISGHDGGTGASPLSSIKHAGTPWELGLTEVHRSLMQNSLRDRVILRVDGGIKSGWDVLMGALMGAEEFGFGSIAMIAEGCIMARICHTNNCPVGVASQREDLRQRFPGIPEHVVNFFLFIAEETRSLLARLGYRSIDEIVGRADLLKVREEVRLTKTQTLNLDCITKLPDTKSDRAWLSHESVHSNGHVLDDEILADPEIQAAIQNQSAVSKTYNVVNTDRTVGARIAGAIASHYGDDGFEGQLDLNFTGAVGQSFGAFNLSGMTLKLVGEANDYVGKGMHGGEIVITPPPEANYAAAENVIVGNTCLYGATGGVLFANGIAGERFAVRNSKGVAVIEGAGDHCCEYMTGGTIVVLGKVGRNVGAGMTGGLAYFLDEEGNFPELVNHEIVKLQRVNSPAGEQQLRQLIQTHAERTNSAKARAILANWSNYLPKFWQVVPPSEADVPEVTVGKELSSVN from the coding sequence ATGGATGGCAACCGTATGAATCAAAATCAACACATAAATAATGCAATAAATTCTCACGCTGCGGATGCTGTTGAAGCAGTGAATTCCTACGTGGAACCCAGATGGCTAGTAGAAGAAAGAGATGCGTGTGGAGTTGGACTGATTGCCCAGCAGCAAAATATTCCCAGCCACGGTATTGTAAGTGCAGCACTTAAAGCATTGGGATGCTTGGAACACCGAGGTGGATGTAGTGCCGATAACGATTCTGGTGATGGTTCGGGAATTTTAAGTGCTATCCCGTGGGAACTGTTTCATGCCTGGATGAAAGAGCAAAATATTGCCATTCCACCCCAAGAACGCACGGGCATCGGTATGGTATTTTTACCGCAAGAACCCTCTGACGCGCAAATCGTCAGAAAGATCGTCGAACAAGTTGCTACTGCTGCTGGACTGACGGTTCTGGGTTGGCGAGTCGTCCCCGTGAAGCCAGAAATTTTAGGTATTCAAGCACGGGAAAACCAGCCGCAAATCGAGCAAATAATTGTCAGTTCCGAGCTAACAGGCGAAGAACTGGAACGACAACTCTATATTACCCGCCGTCGCATCGGTAAGGCGATCGCGCAACAAACTCAACTTCAATGGTCGGAACACTGCTATATCTGTTCCTTCTCCTGCCGTACCATCGTCTATAAAGGTATGGTGCGCGCTGCCGTATTGGGCGAATTCTACCAAGACTTAACAAACCCTGCTTATCAAAGTGCTTTTTGCGTCTATCATCGCCGCTTCAGCACCAACACCTTACCCAAATGGCCCCTTGCCCAACCGATGCGCTTGTTGGGACACAACGGCGAAATTAACACGCTGCTGGGTAATATTAACTGGATGCGGGCGAGACAAGCTGACTTAAACCACCCTGTATGGCAAGGCAATTTGGATGCCTTGAATCCAATCGTACAGCTCGATAACAGCGACTCTGCCACCTTAGACAATGTATTTGAATTACTGGTGCGTTCCGGTCGCAGCCCCTCGGAAGCTTTGATGTTGATGGTTCCCGAAGCTTACCAAAATCAACCAGAACTAGCACAATATCCTGAAATTGTAGACTTTTACGAATACTTCAGCGGTATCCAAGAAGCTTGGGATGGTCCCGCCTTACTCGTATTCAGCGATGGCAAAACTGTAGGAGCTACACTAGACCGCAATGGCTTGCGTCCGGCGCGGTATGTCGTCACCAAAGATGGGATGCTGGTGGTTGCTTCCGAAGCTGGAGTTGTAGACCTGAAAGAAAGCGAAATTGTTGAAAAAGGTAGACTCGGACCAGGACAAACCATTGCTCTAGACTTAAACGAAGGCAGTATCTTCAAAAATTGGGAAATCAAACAGCGCGTCGCCAAAGCGCATCCATATGGTGAGTGGCTGAAACAGTATCGCGTCGAACTAGGCAGGGGCGCACAGCTGTGCGCCCCTACAGAAACCACAAACCAGGACAACGGTAACGGCTCCACCCCACACCCCACACCCCACACCCCACACCCTTATCAAGATAGACAAACCCTACTGCGTCACCAAATCGCCTTCGGTTTTAGCAGCGAAGACGTAGAAATGACGATTCAGCCGATGGCGGCGGAAGGGAAAGAACCAACATTTTGTATGGGTGATGATATCCCCTTAGCTATCCTTTCAGGAAAGCCGCATTTGCTGTACGACTACTTCAAACAGCGGTTCGCCCAAGTTACCAACCCCGCGATCGATCCGTTGCGGGAAAGCTTGGTAATGTCGTTAAAAGTAGAATTGGGCGCTCGCGGGAACTTGCTCGACCCGCAAGCGGAAGATGCCCGACGCTTGCTGTTACACTCTCCCGTACTACAGCAAGCAGATTTGGAGGCAATTACCCAATCTGGCTTTGAGTGTGCCACGCTTTCGACGCAATATGACATTACTACCGGTCCCGCAGGATTGGCAAAAGCTGTAGAAAAGTTACAAGCCGATGCAGTTGCAGCTGTCAAAGCTGGCAAGCAAATTTTAATCCTGAGCGATCGCACGCATAATCCAATTAGCGCCGAAACTAGCTATATTCCACCCTTGTTGGCAATAGGAGCCGTACACCATCACCTGATCAAAGCTGGGCTGCGAATGAAAGCCTCGCTAGTGGTCGATACAGCGCAATGTTGGAGTACCCATCACTTTGCCTGTCTAATTGGCTACGGTGCATCTGCTGTATGCCCTTACCTCACCTTAGCCGCAGTGGAAAGTTGGCATGGCGACCCGAAGACTCAGCAGATGATGGAGCGGGGTAAAATGTCTAGTCTGACCTTACAACAAGCCTTAGATAATTACCAAAAAGCTGTCGAAGCAGGCATTTTGAAGATTCTGTCCAAAATGGGGATTTCGCTACTATCGAGCTACCAAGGAGCGCAAATCTTTGAGGCGATCGGCATCGGACACGATTTACTCGCTCTAGGATTTTACGGCACGACATCGCGCTTAGGCGGGTTGAGTATTAGCGAACTGGCAAGCGAAGTCCTATCCTTCCACACTCGCGCCTTCCCAGAAGTGACGGTGAAGAAGCTCGAAAACTTCGGTTTCGTCCAGTACCGTCCAGGGGGTGAATATCACATGAACAGCCCCGAACTGGCGAAGGCTTTGCACAAAGCTGTTGCTAGTCCAGGAGATCGCGACCATTACAACATTTACAAAAAACACCTGCAAAATCGTCCGTTAACTGCTTTGCGGGACTTACTCGACTTCCAATCCGATCGCAGTCCAGTGCCAATCGAAGAAGTGGAAACAGCTAGCGCCATTGTCAAGCGTTTCTGTACGGGTGGCATGTCTCTAGGGGCATTATCGCGGGAAGCGCACGAAGTACTGGCGATCGCTATGAACCGGATTGGTGGTAAATCTAACTCTGGTGAAGGCGGAGAAGATCCAGTTCGGTTCAAGGTTTTAGAAGATGTGAGTGAAGGGCGTTCCTCGCTGCTACCGCATCTCAAGGGTTTGAAAAATGGCGACACGGCATCTAGCGCGATCAAACAAGTTGCTTCCGGTCGATTTGGCGTGACACCAGAATACCTGATGAACGCCAAGCAGATCGAAATTAAAATCGCTCAAGGTGCAAAACCAGGCGAAGGCGGACAACTTCCAGGGAAAAAAGTCAGCCCCTACATCGCCATGCTGCGGCGTTCTAAACCAGGGGTAACATTGATTTCGCCGCCACCCCACCACGATATCTATTCAATTGAAGACTTGGCGCAGCTAATTTTCGACCTGCACCAGATCAATCCCAACGCCCAAGTTTCGGTGAAATTGGTAGCAGAAATCGGCATCGGGACGATCGCGGCGGGGGTAGCTAAAGCTAACGCCGACATCATTCAAATTTCGGGTCACGACGGTGGTACGGGCGCATCCCCCTTAAGTTCGATCAAGCACGCGGGTACGCCGTGGGAATTGGGACTGACAGAAGTGCATCGATCGCTAATGCAAAATAGTCTGCGCGATCGCGTAATTCTGCGCGTTGATGGCGGAATTAAGAGCGGTTGGGATGTGCTTATGGGTGCGTTGATGGGAGCAGAAGAATTCGGCTTCGGTTCGATCGCCATGATTGCCGAGGGTTGTATTATGGCGAGAATCTGCCACACGAATAATTGTCCCGTAGGTGTTGCTTCCCAACGGGAAGACTTGCGCCAGCGTTTCCCAGGGATTCCAGAACACGTTGTCAACTTCTTCTTATTTATTGCCGAAGAGACGCGCAGCTTATTGGCACGGTTGGGATATCGTTCTATCGATGAAATTGTCGGTCGCGCCGACTTGCTGAAAGTTAGGGAAGAGGTGCGGTTGACGAAAACGCAAACTCTCAATCTCGATTGCATCACCAAATTACCCGATACGAAAAGCGATCGCGCTTGGTTGTCACACGAAAGCGTCCACAGCAACGGACACGTCCTGGATGACGAGATTCTTGCCGATCCAGAAATTCAAGCCGCAATTCAAAATCAATCTGCCGTAAGCAAAACCTACAACGTCGTCAACACCGACCGTACCGTAGGCGCGAGAATTGCGGGTGCGATCGCTTCCCATTACGGCGATGATGGATTTGAAGGACAACTCGACCTCAACTTTACGGGTGCGGTAGGACAGAGTTTCGGCGCATTCAACTTATCGGGAATGACTTTGAAACTCGTTGGGGAAGCCAACGACTACGTAGGTAAAGGGATGCATGGTGGTGAAATTGTCATCACGCCTCCTCCAGAAGCTAACTACGCGGCGGCTGAGAATGTCATCGTCGGTAACACCTGCTTGTATGGGGCGACGGGTGGAGTGCTTTTTGCTAACGGAATCGCAGGCGAACGCTTTGCAGTCCGCAACTCCAAAGGTGTAGCGGTCATTGAAGGTGCAGGCGATCACTGTTGCGAATACATGACTGGTGGGACGATTGTTGTTCTGGGTAAAGTTGGGAGAAACGTCGGTGCGGGGATGACGGGTGGATTAGCCTACTTCCTTGACGAAGAGGGGAATTTCCCTGAGTTAGTCAACCACGAAATCGTCAAGCTGCAACGAGTCAATTCGCCTGCGGGAGAACAACAGTTGCGTCAATTGATTCAAACTCATGCCGAAAGGACGAATTCTGCTAAAGCGCGGGCAATTTTAGCGAATTGGTCGAACTATTTGCCTAAATTCTGGCAAGTCGTACCACCTTCTGAAGCTGATGTGCCTGAAGTTACGGTAGGTAAAGAGTTGAGTTCTGTGAATTAG
- a CDS encoding PAS domain-containing sensor histidine kinase, translating to MDARVFNQKIEATYKQAALLYKRTKVASPEQRAELLEQSLEELRITLEELHVAEEEILSQNEELAIARSQIDIERQRYLDLFEFAPDGYIVTDTIGKIREANRAAAKLLNVPQQFLVGKPLINYVPSEQRQAFRTQLQKMSQMQQMQEWELTICPRHAVAFDAAVTVSSIYDASGNPRGWRWLIRDITARKQAEATIRAVQLQNLQLQEAAKLRAHFLAIMSHELRSPLNAIVGFSQLLLRQTQSALPQTQENMVSRILNSGRHLLVLIEDILDFSKVEAGKLTLKLEPLNVVDLVIATTEEMLCLAEQKQLKLQRSFAIESPIITNDSVRLRQILLNLLSNAIKFTEVGRVEVRVWELGSDRIAIAVEDTGIGIAPEDLQSIFQPFRQGNQTLTRQHGGTGLGLAITDSLVKMMGGKISVESKVEQGSTFYVELPRQVGEQQ from the coding sequence ATGGACGCGAGGGTATTTAATCAAAAAATAGAAGCCACCTATAAACAAGCAGCCCTGTTATACAAGCGCACCAAAGTAGCATCACCAGAGCAACGGGCAGAATTACTAGAACAATCGCTAGAAGAACTACGAATAACCCTAGAGGAATTACACGTAGCAGAAGAAGAAATATTATCCCAAAATGAAGAACTGGCGATCGCGCGTTCTCAAATTGATATCGAGCGCCAGCGTTACCTGGACTTATTCGAGTTTGCCCCCGATGGCTACATTGTGACAGATACAATTGGAAAAATTCGCGAAGCCAATCGTGCTGCTGCTAAACTACTCAACGTGCCACAGCAATTCTTAGTTGGTAAACCGCTGATTAACTACGTTCCCTCCGAACAACGGCAAGCTTTTCGCACTCAGTTGCAAAAAATGTCTCAAATGCAACAGATGCAAGAATGGGAATTGACAATTTGTCCGCGCCATGCTGTCGCCTTTGATGCTGCCGTGACGGTATCAAGCATATATGATGCGAGTGGCAACCCCAGGGGATGGCGGTGGCTAATCCGAGATATCACTGCCCGTAAACAAGCGGAAGCGACGATTCGCGCCGTTCAATTGCAAAACTTGCAACTACAAGAAGCCGCAAAGCTGAGAGCGCATTTTTTAGCAATTATGTCTCACGAGCTACGCAGTCCTTTAAATGCGATCGTTGGATTTTCTCAGTTATTACTGCGTCAGACTCAAAGCGCCTTGCCTCAAACCCAAGAAAATATGGTGTCGCGTATCCTTAATAGTGGGAGGCATTTGTTAGTTTTAATTGAAGATATTCTTGACTTTTCCAAAGTTGAAGCTGGCAAGTTGACTTTAAAATTAGAGCCTTTAAATGTCGTCGATTTAGTTATAGCAACAACAGAAGAAATGCTCTGTTTAGCCGAACAGAAACAGCTAAAATTACAGAGATCGTTTGCTATAGAATCCCCCATAATTACTAATGACAGCGTTCGTCTGCGGCAAATCTTACTCAATTTGCTATCAAATGCAATCAAGTTTACTGAGGTTGGTAGGGTTGAAGTTAGAGTGTGGGAATTAGGTTCAGACCGGATTGCGATCGCAGTAGAAGATACGGGAATTGGGATTGCTCCAGAAGACTTGCAATCGATTTTTCAACCATTCCGCCAAGGCAACCAAACGCTGACGCGCCAGCATGGAGGTACGGGACTGGGATTAGCAATTACAGATTCCTTAGTCAAGATGATGGGAGGAAAAATTTCGGTTGAAAGTAAAGTAGAGCAAGGCTCGACATTTTACGTCGAGTTACCGCGTCAGGTTGGAGAGCAGCAATAG
- a CDS encoding CheR family methyltransferase, which yields MTDEVNAEFEALINYIKRNRGFDFTGYKRSSLMRRVRKRMQTLDLDSFSDYMDRLEVAPEEFVYLFNTILINVTSFFRDRATWDYVTTEIVPRITARKEPTEPIRIWSAGCASGQEAYTLAMVMAEVVGIEQLRQRVKIYATDVDEEALNQARHATFNEREVSSVPPEMLELYFENSNGVYTFRKDLRRSVIFGRHDLLQDAPISRIDLLLCRNTLMYFNAEAQSRIIARFHFALNDAGFLFLGKAEMLLSHGDSFTPVDLKRRIFIKVPKGNMRDRLLLMGNNHVDDEANYLASHVRIRDTAFDLNSTAQIAIDVNGLLTLANERARNLFNIHPRDLGRPLQDLEISYRPLELRSRIDQAYAERRTVNQTEVEWISSSGETLYFDVQISLLQDINGRMLGCSIVFIDVSRSRRLQEELEHSNQELEMAYEELQSTNEELETTNEELQSSNEELETTNEELQSTNEELETMNEELQSSNEELQTINEELRLRSDELNQVNAFLESILTSLRGGVVVVNRELQVQVWNNKAEDLWGLRSNEVEGQHFLNFDIGLPVGQLRQQIRSCLAGESRSIEVILDAINRRGKAIQCKVTLTPLMDARQGIHGVIMLMEEQESANSDQ from the coding sequence ATGACGGATGAGGTTAATGCGGAGTTTGAAGCGTTAATTAACTACATTAAACGCAATCGCGGCTTTGATTTTACAGGGTATAAGCGTTCTAGTTTGATGCGGCGAGTGCGCAAACGAATGCAGACGCTCGATCTCGACAGCTTTAGCGATTATATGGATCGTCTAGAGGTAGCACCAGAGGAATTCGTCTATTTATTCAACACAATTTTGATCAATGTCACGTCCTTTTTTCGCGATCGCGCGACTTGGGACTACGTGACAACAGAAATTGTGCCTCGAATTACTGCCCGCAAGGAACCTACAGAACCAATTCGGATTTGGAGTGCTGGCTGTGCTTCGGGACAAGAGGCTTACACTTTAGCAATGGTGATGGCTGAGGTAGTGGGCATCGAGCAGTTGCGTCAGCGCGTCAAAATTTATGCAACAGATGTGGATGAAGAAGCGCTCAACCAAGCCCGCCACGCTACTTTTAACGAACGAGAGGTGAGTTCCGTTCCGCCGGAAATGTTAGAACTTTATTTTGAGAATTCCAACGGGGTTTATACTTTTCGTAAAGACCTCCGCCGTTCGGTGATTTTCGGTCGTCATGACTTGTTACAAGATGCACCTATTTCCCGCATTGACTTATTGTTATGTCGCAACACGTTGATGTATTTCAATGCTGAAGCTCAATCGAGAATTATTGCCCGCTTTCACTTTGCTTTAAATGATGCTGGCTTCTTATTTTTAGGTAAAGCAGAAATGTTACTCAGTCACGGCGATTCTTTCACGCCGGTTGATTTGAAGCGACGAATTTTTATTAAAGTTCCTAAAGGAAATATGCGCGATCGCTTGTTGCTTATGGGGAACAATCACGTCGATGACGAAGCAAATTATTTAGCTAGCCACGTCCGCATTCGGGATACAGCATTCGACCTCAATTCCACTGCACAGATAGCGATCGATGTCAATGGACTACTCACATTAGCTAACGAACGCGCCCGCAACTTATTTAATATTCATCCTAGAGATTTGGGTCGTCCGCTGCAAGACTTAGAAATTTCTTACCGCCCTCTAGAACTGCGCTCTCGGATTGACCAAGCCTATGCTGAACGGCGTACCGTCAACCAAACAGAGGTAGAGTGGATTTCTTCCTCTGGAGAGACTTTGTATTTTGACGTACAAATATCGCTCCTGCAAGACATTAACGGGAGAATGCTGGGATGCAGCATTGTTTTTATCGATGTTAGCCGCTCGCGACGGTTGCAAGAGGAACTAGAACATTCCAATCAAGAATTGGAAATGGCTTATGAAGAATTGCAGTCAACCAATGAAGAATTAGAGACAACCAACGAAGAGTTGCAATCTTCTAATGAAGAACTGGAGACAACAAACGAGGAACTGCAATCGACTAACGAAGAATTGGAAACCATGAATGAAGAACTGCAATCTTCCAATGAAGAGTTGCAGACAATTAATGAAGAACTGCGATTGCGCAGCGACGAACTGAATCAAGTCAATGCCTTTCTAGAGTCGATCCTCACTAGTCTGCGCGGTGGAGTGGTAGTCGTGAATCGCGAACTGCAAGTCCAAGTTTGGAATAATAAAGCCGAAGATCTCTGGGGCTTGCGCAGTAACGAAGTTGAAGGACAACATTTTTTAAACTTCGATATTGGTCTACCAGTCGGACAGTTGCGACAACAAATCCGTTCCTGTCTAGCAGGAGAATCTCGCTCTATTGAAGTGATTCTAGATGCGATCAATCGGCGCGGTAAGGCGATCCAATGTAAAGTTACTCTCACCCCTTTAATGGACGCTAGGCAAGGAATTCACGGGGTAATCATGTTGATGGAAGAACAAGAGTCAGCGAACAGCGACCAGTGA
- a CDS encoding chemotaxis protein CheB, with the protein MEHPALEDSSPPQKVVAICASAGGLSALSQVLSALPANFPAAITVVQHVSPHYPSMMADILSRRTKLPVVQVRPGDYLRTGTVYIAPPDHHLLVNADGSLSLSHSELVHFVRPSADLLFESVAASFKQQAIAVVLTGMGSDGAMGVRAIEEMGGTVIVQDYKTAEFGGMPEAAINTGVVDLVLPLNEIAPALVKLVAVEVKG; encoded by the coding sequence ATGGAACATCCTGCCTTGGAAGACTCCTCGCCGCCTCAGAAAGTTGTAGCGATCTGCGCCTCCGCAGGAGGATTGAGTGCTCTGAGCCAAGTTCTATCGGCATTACCAGCAAATTTTCCTGCTGCTATTACTGTAGTTCAGCATGTCAGCCCTCACTACCCTAGTATGATGGCAGATATTCTCAGCCGTCGCACAAAGCTGCCTGTCGTACAAGTTCGACCGGGAGATTATTTGCGTACGGGGACAGTTTACATTGCGCCGCCAGACCATCACCTATTAGTTAATGCAGATGGTAGCCTGTCGTTGTCCCACTCAGAACTCGTACATTTTGTTCGTCCTTCAGCAGATTTGCTCTTTGAATCGGTAGCCGCCAGTTTCAAACAACAGGCGATCGCAGTTGTCTTGACGGGTATGGGTAGCGATGGTGCAATGGGAGTCAGAGCAATTGAAGAAATGGGTGGAACTGTCATTGTCCAAGACTACAAAACTGCTGAATTTGGTGGAATGCCAGAAGCAGCCATTAATACTGGCGTTGTCGATCTGGTTTTACCGTTGAACGAGATTGCCCCTGCCTTGGTAAAACTAGTTGCAGTTGAGGTAAAGGGATGA